The following proteins are co-located in the Haloplanus sp. HW8-1 genome:
- a CDS encoding helix-turn-helix transcriptional regulator produces the protein MSAAEGPDADLSTDERAALELIRETRGIHQSELWKELDISSRKGSRIAESLVEQTLIRREETVYQGHNTYFLMPTARDLDFSLLMAGDMLSPFIGEEEVDPRSDAFSQWLMNLAYEEY, from the coding sequence ATGAGCGCTGCCGAGGGCCCGGACGCCGACCTCTCGACCGACGAGCGCGCCGCACTCGAACTCATCCGCGAAACACGCGGGATCCACCAGAGCGAACTGTGGAAGGAACTCGACATCTCCTCGCGGAAGGGCAGTCGCATCGCCGAATCCCTGGTCGAACAGACGCTCATCCGGCGCGAAGAGACCGTCTACCAAGGACACAACACGTATTTCCTGATGCCGACGGCACGTGACCTCGACTTCTCGCTGCTGATGGCCGGGGACATGCTCTCGCCGTTCATCGGCGAGGAGGAGGTCGATCCACGGAGCGACGCCTTCTCGCAGTGGCTGATGAATCTGGCGTACGAGGAGTACTGA
- the psmA gene encoding archaeal proteasome endopeptidase complex subunit alpha, with protein MQGQAQQQAYDRGITIFSPDGRLYQVEYAREAVKRGTASIGIRTEDGVVLAADKRSRSPLMEPTSVEKIHKADDHAGIASAGHVADARQLIDFARRQAQINRLRYSEPIGIEALTKEVTDHIQQYTQVGGARPFGVALLIGGIEDGEPRLYETDPSGTPYEWKAVSIGANRGDLQEYLEENYEDGLDLDGGIALALRALATTNDDSLEPAGVDVATVSLDTEAFHELDNDEIETHLADLDLLPDDEDEDDDADVDADEE; from the coding sequence ATGCAGGGACAAGCCCAACAGCAGGCCTACGACCGCGGGATAACGATCTTCTCGCCCGATGGCCGCCTCTATCAGGTCGAATACGCCCGAGAGGCCGTCAAGCGAGGGACAGCGAGTATCGGCATCCGAACCGAGGACGGCGTGGTACTGGCGGCGGATAAACGCTCCCGGTCGCCACTGATGGAGCCGACGAGCGTCGAGAAGATCCACAAGGCGGACGACCACGCGGGCATCGCGTCGGCCGGCCACGTGGCCGACGCCCGCCAACTCATCGACTTCGCCCGCCGGCAGGCCCAGATCAACCGCCTGCGATACAGTGAACCGATCGGTATCGAGGCGCTCACGAAGGAAGTTACCGACCACATCCAGCAGTACACGCAGGTCGGGGGTGCCCGCCCGTTCGGCGTCGCGCTTCTCATCGGTGGGATCGAGGACGGCGAACCCCGCCTCTACGAGACCGACCCCTCGGGAACGCCCTACGAGTGGAAGGCGGTCTCCATCGGCGCGAACCGCGGTGATCTCCAGGAGTACCTCGAGGAGAACTACGAGGACGGCCTCGACCTCGACGGCGGTATCGCGCTCGCGCTTCGGGCGCTGGCGACCACCAACGACGACAGTCTCGAACCGGCCGGCGTCGACGTGGCGACAGTCAGCCTCGACACCGAGGCGTTCCACGAACTCGACAACGACGAGATCGAGACTCACCTCGCCGACCTCGACCTCCTCCCGGACGACGAGGACGAGGACGATGACGCGGATGTGGACGCCGACGAGGAGTAG
- a CDS encoding class I SAM-dependent methyltransferase translates to MKKTLEEHAERFSELAPEYDDETSPEYRACVDLVVSYADPGSEEVVLDLGTGTGALALPLADDADRVVGRDISAGMLDEARRKATERDRSNVAFGEGRFRDPNYDGPVDIVVSNFAMHHLNDAEKREAIDAIAALDPRRFVLGDVMLFEEVHPESGVYDPEVDDPAQAGILADALTDAGFVLTAVDRVSAAVGVIAAERR, encoded by the coding sequence ATGAAGAAGACGCTTGAGGAACACGCCGAACGCTTCTCCGAACTGGCGCCGGAGTACGACGACGAGACATCGCCCGAGTACCGCGCCTGCGTGGACCTCGTCGTCTCGTACGCCGATCCCGGGTCCGAGGAGGTGGTGCTTGATCTGGGGACCGGCACCGGCGCGCTCGCGCTGCCCCTCGCCGACGACGCCGACCGGGTGGTCGGCCGCGACATCAGCGCGGGGATGCTCGACGAGGCCCGCCGGAAAGCCACCGAGCGCGACCGCTCGAACGTCGCGTTCGGCGAGGGTCGATTCCGCGATCCAAACTACGACGGCCCCGTCGACATCGTCGTCTCCAACTTCGCCATGCACCACCTGAACGACGCGGAGAAACGCGAGGCAATCGACGCCATCGCCGCGCTGGATCCCCGCCGTTTCGTCCTCGGCGACGTGATGCTCTTCGAGGAGGTCCACCCCGAATCGGGCGTCTACGACCCCGAGGTGGACGACCCGGCGCAGGCTGGCATCCTCGCGGACGCGCTGACCGACGCAGGATTTGTCCTGACGGCCGTGGATCGGGTGTCGGCGGCGGTCGGCGTGATCGCCGCCGAGCGCCGATGA